ACGAGGGCGGGAGGCCGACGGTTTTGAGGGGGTTGAGGTTACAGGCGACGCCCAACAAGCGCATGCACCGGAGCGCGGCGAGCGCGTTTCTCGTCATTGGTCAAGTGCGACACGCCGCGCCCGGTGATGCGTGACGTTAGATGCCAGCGGGATGCACCTCTGACCTCGAAGCTCAGGAATATTCAATAACTGCTGCAACAGCAAGCACAATCTCTTCAAGGATAGCTGGTGTAACTTCTCCTAGCTTCTTGATGAATCTTTGCCGATCCATCCCACGAAGTTGCAGCGCGTCTACAGCAGACACTTTCGATAAGCCATTTCGTGAATCAGGATCGATGCGAACGTGCCAGACGTTGGAAGCAAAATAATCTTTCCAATCCGTGACCGGAGCAACTAACTTGATTGGCAAGCGGCCAACCGCATCAGAACTGATTACAACAGCAGGGCGCTTCTTCTTGATCTCAGCCCCAATTGTCGGATCGAAGTTGACAAGCCACACCTCACCGCGTCTAGGCATTGATGGGCTAGTACTCGACAATGTCACCACCTTGCCAGGGTTCGCGAGCGAGTTGCTCTAATTCTGATTCGTAATGCTCCACAATCTGGTCGGCCTGTTGTGCGAGGATTTTTCGGCGCTCGTCCATAGGCAATTTCAAGAAGGCGCGGCGTCGGGCCAGCGCCGGTGTCATGTCTAGGTCTAAGAATTCCTCTTGGCTAATCATGGTATTGCTCCCTGGCAAGGAGTGTACGATACTTGGCGGGAAGAGGCCAAGTGCATAGGTAGTTTGCAGGCTATGAGCGTCTATTACTAAACGGAGAGAGGTCGTACTGGGCAAAATGGCATCTAACAAGGCGTTGCAGCGGAGGCCGCGAAGCAAGTCTCTCATCAGTCTCGGAGTGCTTCACGCGGCCCCGCTGAACGCGGGCGTTAGACGGTCATAAACACCATGTGCTAAATTCATTGCGTAGCCAGGGAAGGAAAGTATTGCATGAAAATCACTTCGTTCGAAGGCATTGTAGAAAACGGGCGAATCCGCTTGCCCGCCGACCTGCACCTTCCTGAAAAAGCGAAAGTCTATGTTATCGTGCCCGATGTTGAAATACGACAAATAGCTACCGTTCATAGTCCTCGCTTAGCACACCCAGAACAAGCAGAAGATTTCAAGAAAGAGGTTTTTGAGGAAACCAGCAATGCCAGCTTATGACGCGAGCTTATTCAACCCACCGGCACCGCTGGCAAAAGTCACGCTCCGCAATCCAGATAATGGCAATAGCCTATCCGATGTACCGATGTTGGTTGACACAGGTGCGGATGTCACCTTGATACCACAATCGTCGGCTACCCAGCTTGGCCTAACCATAGATCCAGATTCTGGATATGAACTGATGGCATTTGATGGCAGCACGAGCGTGGCGCAAGTTGTTCAACTTGATTTGCTATTCCTTAGACGAGTGTTCAGAGGGCGATATCTACTGACCAATCAGGGGTATGGGATTTTAGGGCGGGACATTCTCAATCATGTAAGGATTGTATTGGATGGCCCTTATTTGAAATGGGAAGAAGAAAGACACTCTGAGCCGTAAAGACCGTCTAACAAGGCGTTGCAGCGGAGGCCGCGAAGCAAACGCTGATCGTTCTGCCATCTCCTCTCGCGGCCCCGCTGAACGCGAGCGTTAGGCGCTTGCCGGCGGGTTGCATAAACCTGACTGCCGGATGGTCGTAAACGGTTTCTTCGAGCGATATGCTTACCAGCAACGGCGCGAACGTCGTGCATGGCATATTCGCTGACTCAAGTATCCTCAAGGAGATAAAATGATGAAAAGAACTCTGTTGATGCTTCTCTCGTTGGTTTTGCTTTGCTCGCCTGTGACAAGCGGGTCGCAGGCAGGCTCCGACTCATATGTGGACGAAGCCTACCACGTCGAGCTTCATTACCCTAAAGAGTGGAAGAAGGTATCCGCAGCAATAGATCCTAATGAGTTCAGAGGGCCGGACGGATACTTCAAGATTTCCGCAACGTCAGGGCCGAGCCTGCGCAGCGAGGTCAACTCCCTGGTTTATTACAAGCTACGGCCTTACGGCACGCGGCCTACCATAAAGTACTTGCTGATCCAGAAGCAGCGGGCTTGCCTAATCCTGCCGTCCAGAGATCAATCCGATGAAGATGAGGGAGCCGCTTTGTTCGTCACCTATCCGCGCGCCGTAGAGATTAATGGGGAGAAATACGGCTACTTCGTTTTATTCGCCGACAAGCGCCACATCCAGGAGATCGCCCAGAGCGTAAGATTTTTCTATCGCTAGGGAGTGCATCGTTTCTCTCTGGAAGTACATCTGTGATTTTGTAGCGTGACCTTAGACGAGCCTGCTGGGAAAAACCACTTGGCGCTAACGCAGGCGGCCAATTCAGCTTGACCCAGGTGTTTCTTTCAAACGGAAACACCCCAACCCGACTCGATAAAGGAGGCTCCGATGATCAGTCAAAACATCGTTCGCTGTTTAACCCTTGCTATGGTTGTAGCGCTTGCCCTGTGCATTCCCTTGGC
This is a stretch of genomic DNA from Blastocatellia bacterium. It encodes these proteins:
- a CDS encoding type II toxin-antitoxin system PemK/MazF family toxin, with the translated sequence MPRRGEVWLVNFDPTIGAEIKKKRPAVVISSDAVGRLPIKLVAPVTDWKDYFASNVWHVRIDPDSRNGLSKVSAVDALQLRGMDRQRFIKKLGEVTPAILEEIVLAVAAVIEYS
- a CDS encoding retroviral-like aspartic protease family protein, yielding MPAYDASLFNPPAPLAKVTLRNPDNGNSLSDVPMLVDTGADVTLIPQSSATQLGLTIDPDSGYELMAFDGSTSVAQVVQLDLLFLRRVFRGRYLLTNQGYGILGRDILNHVRIVLDGPYLKWEEERHSEP